The genome window AAAACCACTTCTCTTGAGCTTATCAGCAATTGCTTCTGTGCCCTTGCGGCTGAGGCAATAAATGATACCGGGTTGCTTATGGTGCTTATCCAGAAACTCTGTGATCTTATTAAAGCGATCCCGCCCAGGCTTCACCATCAGGTTTATATTTGGCCTGTCGAAAGATGAAATAAAAATCTGTGGATCGCGCAGGTAAAGCTGCTCCTGTATATCCTTTTGGGTAAGTTTGTCGGCAGTGGCGGTTAAGGCAACCATTGGAGTTTGTGAAAACTGCTGCTTTAGTATCTTAAGCTGCGTATACTCCGGTCTGAAATCATGTCCCCAGGCGGAGATACAGTGTGCTTCATCCACCGCAAATAATGAAACCTGCACCCTTTTCAGGAAAGAAAGGAAACCGGCAGAAAGTAATTTCTCAGGAGATACATATAGTAATTTCAGGTTACCGGCAAGGCAGGCATTCTCTACTTTGTACTGCTCTTCAGCTGACAACGAACTGTTCAGGAAGGCAGCATTAATTCCATTCTCCAGCAAGGCTTCTACTTGGTCTTTCATCAGGGCGATAAGCGGCGAAATAACCACGCACAAACCGGGCATTACCACAGCCGGCACCTGATAACATACCGATTTACCACCGCCTGTTGGCATAAGCACCACCACATCCTGACGCTTCAGGATACAGCTGATAATCTGCTCCTGCATCGGCCTGAAGTTGTCGTAGCCAAAGTATAATTTTAACGCCTCACGCGCTTCCCGTATCTCCATCATAACTATAAATCTGGCAGCATTTGTTACCTGCCGCACCTGCTTCTGCTTACCCAAAGATAAGACTATTTTAGCCACGGGAGTAGCCCCACTTACGCCTAAGTTTTATAACTAACTGAGTAGCACCCCGTAGGTTTATAGATAGCAACCAAAATAAAAACTATGAAATCTGAGAGAACAAACAACCTGGAACATGTTCTGATTAAATGTGTAACAGCCTGCGAAACCTGCGCTACCATGTGCCTGCAGGAAGATGATGTAAAAATGATGGCCCGCTGTATAATGCTGGACCGCGACTGCTCCGATATCTGTACTATAACGGCTCAATTTGTTGCCCGTAATTCAGAACATGCCAGGCACGTAATGAAGGAGTGTATTGAAATATGCCGTGCCTGTGAAGAAGAGTGCCGCAAGCATGACCATGACCATTGCCAGCATTGCGCCGACATCTGCCGTGAATGTGCCGATGCCTGCAGCCAATGGATGAACGGCTAAGAAAAAAGAAACGGGGCAGGAATACATCCTGCCCCGTTTCTTTTATTAGTCTTTCTATTTTAGAAGATCAGATTAAGTATCCAGGTAAGTATAGCTATAGCAATACCAAAAATTAGAGCGGTAAGGAAACCTGCAATGTTAATCCCGTCAACCAGGTAATCAGCCAGCAACACCATTCCTACATTTATCACGATCAGGAATAGACCTAGCGTCATAACGGTAATAGGTATAGTAAGAAAAGTCAATACCGGTTTTAGAAAAGTATTTAACAGCGCCAGTACAAACGCAAATACAAATGCCGTTAAAAAACTATCAGTTATAGTTACACCAGGGATGATGTAAGTGGCTATAATTACTGCAATACCAGTAATAAGCACTTTAATAAAAAATCCAGTCATGGTACGTAGAGTGAGTGTATAATTCTATATTGATATTCCTGCTACAATAACCTATACTTCAAGCTTGCCTTGCGACACTGCCATCCAGTTACATATCTTATAAAGCAAACGTGCACCTACGTTACCGTTCCACTCACTTTCTCCCGGGCCTACTTCATTCAGATCGCAGCCAATAATTTCGCGTCCTGATTTTACGAGTTGCTTGATCAGGTATACAGCTTCTTCAAACTCCAGACCACCCGGAACCGGTGTACCTGTACCAGGGCAAAGTTTAGGGTCGAGTGCATCTATGTCAAAGCTCAGGTATACTTTCTGTGGCAGTTGTGCAATGATCTTCTTACATTCCTTTTTCCAGCTGTCACCTGCGTAAAGATTCTCTTTCAGCACTGCATCATAGAACATGGTGATACGCCCGTTAGACTGCTCTGCCATTTCAGCTTCAGACTGAGCCAGGTCGCGAATACCTACCTGTACCAGTTTCTTAACCTGTGGCAACTGCAACGCATTGTACATGATAGAAGCATGCGAGTATTTGAAACCTTCGTAAGCAATACGCAGGTCAGCATGTGCATCCAGTTGAAGTATACCAAACTCTTCATGCTTTTCAGCCATCGCATGGATCAGACCTAACGGAGTGCTGTGGTCACCGCCAAGCACACATACCGATTTACCTTGTTCCATGTACCCCAGTGCTTTTTGTTTCAGCCACAGCAGCAGTTCCTCTCCTTTGGCAGTTACTTCAGCAGGTACATCTTCCAATTCAGCAGCATCCACTTCAGGTTCACCTTCTTCGAGCCATGTGATATATTTTTCGGCTTTTACACGCAGCTCATCACTTACCGCATGCCACTCTTCCGATATTTCTTCCATGGCTATGCCTACTTTCCAGGCATCTTTAATAGCAGGCTCAAATAAGTCAATTTGCGGAGAAGCATCCAGTATAGCCTGGGGACCATTGGCTGTACCTGCGCTATAAGATACAGTAACTTCCCAAGGCACAGGTATAATTACTACTTCAGCTTCATCCACGGTAAATGGCAAACCAAAAAGGCCTGCATTTACATCACCTACTCCATTCGGATCGAAGCTGGCAATTTTTTCGGCTTTGCTGTTAGGCTGTTGGTTCTGCGGAGTACTCATCTGTTACCTGACCTGGTTTAGCGTTTAAAAGTTCTTTAACAAAATTAGGAAGAGCAAAAGCAGCTCTGTGGATGTCTTCATTGTAGTATTTCAGCCCCTTTTCTAAAGAAAATGCAGCAGCAGCATTTGCATCAAAAGTAAGCGGATGTGCATTACCTTTAGAAGAATAAGAGAAGCTCCATGTGCCTGTTGGGTAGGTCGGGATAGCTGCCAGGTAGCAATGTACTTTCTCAGCACCAAATATCTGCTTATAAGTATCATAGATCTCAACAAATACGCCGCTGTTAAAGCGAGGAGATTCACTTTGTGTGATCATGATACCATCATTAGTCAGGCAACGGTATACTTCCTGATAAAAAGATGCAGTAAACAAACCCTCGCCCGGACCAACAGGGTCAGCAGAGTCAACTATGATCAGGTCGTACAGCTCGTCAGCGCATTCTTTAATATACTTGATACCATCTTCAACCAACAGGTTCAGGCGTGGGTTATCGAAAGCTACAGCTGTTTCTGGTAGGTGAAGTTTGCAGGCTTCAATTACAAGTTCATCAATTTCCACTAGAGTAACCTCTTCAAGTTGCTCATAACGCAGTAGTTCACGTACAGTACCACCATCGCCGCCACCAATTACAAGTGCACGTTTTGCTTTCGGGTTACTGAACATTGGCACGTGCGTGATCATCTCATGGTACACGTACTCATCTTTCTGCGTGCACATTACCATACCATCTAGCGTAAGCAGGTTGCCGTATGCCAGTGTTTCATATACTTCCACGCGCTGGTAAGGCGAGTCTTTTTTGTAGAGCTGGTTGCCAGTGTGCTTCAGTGAAAGGGCAATATTTTCATCACGCTCTGTAAACCACACATCACGGGTAATGGTACCCAGTTTCTCCTGTGGCTGTGGCGACACATCTCTCAATGATTCCAGGTTAAAATCCATACGCTTCAACAGGTCCAGCTGCCCACGACGGCACTCCATCGCAGAACCATGACTTGCCTCAAAAGCATCTTTCAGGTAGTTATAAGATACCCAAGGGTCAACAGAATCGCCGCAGGTAAAAAGGTCTACAGCTGCGTAGCCATACTCAGGCCAGGTATGAATCGCCAGGTGACTTTCCTGAATCACCACCACACCCGATACACCATAAGGCGAAAAGTGGTGAAATGTACTGTTTATTACAGTGGCTCCAGCTGTTTCAGCTGCAGCTACCATACTGTTCTCGATATGAACTACGTCGTTCATCAGTTCAGGAGAGCAGTTGTAAAATTCTACCAGGATGTGTCTTCCTAATGCGTTCATTAATTGGGTATGATATTGTGAAAATCTAATGTTCAGGCAAAAAAACGAAAACTATGGCTATAATCAAAAGTATACTATACAGCTTAGCATATACTTTACTGACATGCAATAAGTTATAAATCAGGAAATATCAAGAAGAAGAACAAACAGCTTTAAAAGCACCTGATTATGATGAGATTGACAAGTATAAATGAAAAAAGCTTAAACCATAGTTTAAGCTTTGGGATAGCATGTATATACGGTAAATAAGCTGCTACTAAGTAAATCTATACTTGCAACTCTGGTAAGGCAAGTATAAATGCTAGCTAAAGCAGCTGGTATAACGGGTATGTAAATAATGCTTTATTGAGCAGTGCTTTATTAAGCTTTTTTATCAAGGTCGAAGGTGCGGATTATTTCCAGTATTTTAAGGAACGTGCTGGTATCAAAAAACAACAGCAAAGGCAACTCTACACTTTTATAGTTATGCGTAAACTTGGTGATAACTGTAAAAACCAATGGTTGGAATAACGGATGCTGCACCAGAATATCTTTCAGAGAATCAGCAATATGGCTTTTAGGAGCTTTAGGCGGCGAACCATAAATGTTAGCTTTCAGGATATTAGCTAATTGAGTAACCAGTGCACCAGTTATAATATTGCTTATCTCCAGTAGCAACGACTCCTGCATGGCACTCACTTCACCTTTCTGTACCTCTATCATACCAAGGCAAACTTCTGATAAACGG of Pontibacter deserti contains these proteins:
- a CDS encoding four-helix bundle copper-binding protein gives rise to the protein MKSERTNNLEHVLIKCVTACETCATMCLQEDDVKMMARCIMLDRDCSDICTITAQFVARNSEHARHVMKECIEICRACEEECRKHDHDHCQHCADICRECADACSQWMNG
- the speE gene encoding polyamine aminopropyltransferase; this translates as MNALGRHILVEFYNCSPELMNDVVHIENSMVAAAETAGATVINSTFHHFSPYGVSGVVVIQESHLAIHTWPEYGYAAVDLFTCGDSVDPWVSYNYLKDAFEASHGSAMECRRGQLDLLKRMDFNLESLRDVSPQPQEKLGTITRDVWFTERDENIALSLKHTGNQLYKKDSPYQRVEVYETLAYGNLLTLDGMVMCTQKDEYVYHEMITHVPMFSNPKAKRALVIGGGDGGTVRELLRYEQLEEVTLVEIDELVIEACKLHLPETAVAFDNPRLNLLVEDGIKYIKECADELYDLIIVDSADPVGPGEGLFTASFYQEVYRCLTNDGIMITQSESPRFNSGVFVEIYDTYKQIFGAEKVHCYLAAIPTYPTGTWSFSYSSKGNAHPLTFDANAAAAFSLEKGLKYYNEDIHRAAFALPNFVKELLNAKPGQVTDEYSAEPTA
- a CDS encoding phage holin family protein; the encoded protein is MTGFFIKVLITGIAVIIATYIIPGVTITDSFLTAFVFAFVLALLNTFLKPVLTFLTIPITVMTLGLFLIVINVGMVLLADYLVDGINIAGFLTALIFGIAIAILTWILNLIF
- a CDS encoding chemotaxis protein CheC, whose protein sequence is MTNITEPHVTELERDIIKEILNIGLARAADSFAAIAKDKVLLKVPDIQLIEVKELLKLVSKYESTHFIIQSDIKGDFNGATLMLFSDNHIARLSEVCLGMIEVQKGEVSAMQESLLLEISNIITGALVTQLANILKANIYGSPPKAPKSHIADSLKDILVQHPLFQPLVFTVITKFTHNYKSVELPLLLFFDTSTFLKILEIIRTFDLDKKA
- a CDS encoding agmatinase family protein, which gives rise to MSTPQNQQPNSKAEKIASFDPNGVGDVNAGLFGLPFTVDEAEVVIIPVPWEVTVSYSAGTANGPQAILDASPQIDLFEPAIKDAWKVGIAMEEISEEWHAVSDELRVKAEKYITWLEEGEPEVDAAELEDVPAEVTAKGEELLLWLKQKALGYMEQGKSVCVLGGDHSTPLGLIHAMAEKHEEFGILQLDAHADLRIAYEGFKYSHASIMYNALQLPQVKKLVQVGIRDLAQSEAEMAEQSNGRITMFYDAVLKENLYAGDSWKKECKKIIAQLPQKVYLSFDIDALDPKLCPGTGTPVPGGLEFEEAVYLIKQLVKSGREIIGCDLNEVGPGESEWNGNVGARLLYKICNWMAVSQGKLEV